Proteins found in one Magnolia sinica isolate HGM2019 chromosome 5, MsV1, whole genome shotgun sequence genomic segment:
- the LOC131245423 gene encoding probable WRKY transcription factor 65, which yields MDGPLFNSPFVGEHENTSDLGSGSSFGGKMSARSSPKRRRAVQKRVVSVRIGDVDASRVKGEGAPPSDSWAWRKYGQKPIKGSPYPRGYYRCSSSKGCPARKQVERSRVDPTMLVITYACDHNHPWPASRNTASNTNAAITNTPTPNLPSEESAIFSSAPEIEPDDQFADLENDAALLPDDHSWFSDVASSPTKEAVLESPNFKGSSLGDADVEAMLLPTRDEDDSLFADLGELPECSVFRRGFYEREEESRQCSLRAAPWCGSTG from the exons ATGGACGGACCATTATTCAACAGTCCTTTTGTCGGCGAGCACGAAAATACATCGGATCTCGGTTCCGGGTCGTCGTTTGGCGGGAAGATGAGTGCCAGGTCATCGCCCAAAAGGAG GCGTGCCGTACAGAAGCGGGTGGTTTCCGTACGGATCGGTGACGTGGACGCATCGCGGGTGAAGGGCGAGGGAGCTCCGCCTTCCGATTCGTGGGCGTGGAGGAAGTACGGACAGAAGCCCATCAAAGGATCTCCCTATCCGAG AGGATACTACCGGTGCAGCAGCTCAAAAGGCTGCCCAGCGCGGAAACAAGTAGAGCGGagccgtgtggaccccaccatgctaGTGATAACGTACGCCTGTGATCACAATCACCCATGGCCGGCCTCCCGAAACACCGCCTCCAACACCAACGCCGCCATCACTAATACCCCCACGCCGAATCTCCCATCCGAAGAATCGGCGATCTTCTCCAGCGCGCCCGAGATCGAACCGGACGATCAGTTCGCCGACCTAGAAAACGACGCCGCATTGCTGCCGGATGATCACAGCTGGTTTTCCGACGTGGCATCGTCTCCCACCAAAGAAGCCGTGCTGGAGAGCCCGAATTTCAAGGGAAGCAGCCTCGGCGACGCCGACGTGGAGGCGATGCTGTTGCCGACGAGAGACGAGGACGATTCGCTGTTCGCCGATCTCGGGGAGCTGCCGGAATGTTCCGTGTTCCGGCGAGGGTTTTACGAGCGGGAAGAGGAGAGCCGGCAGTGCAGTTTAAGGGCAGCACCATGGTGCGGGAGTACAGGATAA
- the LOC131245424 gene encoding ras-related protein RIC2 translates to MAAYRAEDDYDYLFKVVLIGDSGVGKSNLLSRFTRNEFSLESKSTIGVEFATRSLNVDGKVIKAQIWDTAGQERYRAITSAYYRGAVGALLVYDVTRHATFENAERWLRELRDHTDPNIVVMLIGNKSDLRHLVAVSTDDGKSFAERESLFFMETSALEATNVENAFAEVLTQIYRIVSKKAVEAGDAGAAAVPSKGEKINVKDDVSALKRVGCCSN, encoded by the exons atggCTGCTTACAGAGCTGAAGATGATTATGACTACCTTTTCAAGGTAGTTCTGATCGGAGACTCTGGCGTCGGGAAGTCGAATTTGCTCTCGAGGTTTACTCGAAACGAGTTCAGCCTCGAGTCGAAGTCGACGATCGGCGTCGAGTTCGCTACTCGGAGCCTGAACGTTGATGGGAAGGTCATCAAGGCCCAGATTTGGGACACGGCGGGCCAAGAGAG GTACCGAGCCATCACTAGTGCTTACTACCGAGGAGCTGTTGGTGCATTACTTGTATATGATGTCACCCGACATGCTACTTTCGAGAATGCTGAGAGGTGGCTCAGGGAGCTAAGAGATCATACGGATCCAAACATAGTTGTCATGCTCATCGGGAACAAATCTGACCTGCGCCATCTCGTGGCCGTTTCGACCGACGATGGGAAATCTTTCGCAGAGAGGGAGTCTCTCTTTTTCATGGAGACCTCAGCCCTAGAAGCCACGAATGTGGAGAATGCATTCGCCGAGGTTTTGACCCAGATATACCGAATTGTGAGCAAGAAGGCTGTGGAGGCTGGCGATGCTGGAGCAGCAGCTGTCCCGAGCAAAGGAGAGAAGATAAACGTGAAAGATGACGTTTCCGCACTGAAGAGAGTTGGGTGCTGCTCGAACTAG